The genomic region gaaaaaactgaaaaataagctaaaataaaggtaaaaaccaataaaaaactaaaaaaaaaaaggaaaaaactaataaatgacgacactcaaagagaaagcgaccaggacaaaaggaatgttcgattagcaatcaacaaagcaccgggacacagggagtataaatgacgaccaggacataagtaaaaaaaaaaaaactatctatatatataaaaataagttgtctgtggatctgtggatcgtggatcaggtgacgtcacctgaaaaaactggatcaggtgacgtcaaaactgaaaaaactaaaaaaaggcaaaaactacaaaaaaaactaaaaactaataaaaaaaataaaaaagctaaaaaactaaaaaaactaaaaaaaggcaaaaactacaaaaaaaactaaaaactaataaaaaagctaaaaaactaaaaaaactaaaaaaaaggcaaaaactacaaaaaaattaaaaactaataaaaaaaataaaaaagctaaaaaactaaaaaaactaaaaaaaggtaaaaaactaaaaaaactaaaaactaaaaaaaaactaaaaaaggtaaaaactaaaagaactaaaaaagaaaaaaataaatgacgacactcaaagagaaagcgaccaggacaaaaggaatgttcgattagcaatcaacaaagcaccgggacacagggagtataaatgacgaccaggacacaagtaaaaaaaaaaattaacaaaactaaaaagaaggtaaaaactacaaaaaaactaaaaagaaaaaaaaactaaaaactaataaaaaaactaaaaaatctaaaaatctaaataaactaaaaaagaaaaaaaaaggaaaaaaataaaggagaaaaacaaaactaaaaaacgaatgtatatacagaccggtacaccgggatacaaatgacgaccgggacacagggaatataaataacgaccgggacacagggacacaactacaacggggacaccgggggaaacagggggatataaatgacgaccgggacaaaaaaactaaaaagaaataaaaactaaaaactaataaaaaaaactaaaaaatctaaaaatctaaataagctaaaaaagaaaaaaaaggaaaaaaataaaggagaaaaacaaaactaaaaaacgaatgtatatacagaccgggacaccgggatacaaatgatgaccgggacccgggacacagggaatataaatgacgaccgggacacagggacacaactacaacggggacaccgggggaaacagggggataacctgacaatctatttatatgcaaagacaatgggacagcaaagaatgttgtatattcgcaagttttacgtagttaaaaccatatatatatatatatctatattcacaggtgggacatagggacacaactacaatggcgcgtaactattatggcgcgtaacgacttacgcgcgcgggggggcttgggggggcgcgaagcgcccccaccaactaggtgttggggtggcgcgaagcgccaccccaacagctagtatatatatatatatatatatatatatatatatatatatatatatatatatatatatatatatatatatatatatatatatatatatatcttttatatatataaaaataagttgtctgtgtgtcgagtgacgtcatgtttgtgtgtcggctgacgtcattataaggattgagctgtatgcgttatgaagttgtttgtcgactgacgtcatgtttgtcaactgatgaaattacataccgggacaccgggacacaaatgacaaccgggacacagggaatataaatgacgaccgggaacctcaaagagaaattacagactgggacacccggacacaaatcacgaccgggaaacagggaatataaatgacgaccgggacatagggacacaactacaacgggaacgccgggggcacaggcgggatatataaatgacgaccgggacacagggattgtttgaatagaaattagagactgggacgcaaatgacgaccgtgacaccgggacacagggaatataaatgacgaccgggacactcaaagagaaattacaaactgggataccgggacacaaatgacgaccgggacgcagggaatataaatgacgaccgggacacagggacacatcattagaacaacgaggtatagatctgaatacggattgtttttcccatggacaattatatgttgcatgttcaagagtctgtAAACCTggcaatttatttatatgcagagacaatggcgacagcgaagaatgttgtatattcgcatgttttacgtagttaaaaacattataataaacaactaaaacaactacaatggtgcgtaactaatatggtgttTAACTACTTACGAAcgcggggggacttggggggcgcgaagcgccaccccaacagctagtatatatatatatatatatatatatatatatatatatatatatatatatatatatatatatatatatatatatatatatatatatgtatatatatatatatatatatatatatatatatatatatatatttatatatatatatatatatatatatatatatatatatatatatatatatatatatatatatatatatatatatatatatatatatatatatatatatatatatatatatatatatatatatatatatattcacaggtgggtcacagggacacaactacaatggcacgtaacgacttacgcgcgtggggagaggcttggggggcgcgaagcgctcccaccaactaggtgttggtgtggcgcgaaatCAAAAAGGAGGATTGAAATTGAAACATAATTTCATGAAACCTGTATTAACTCATAAGAACTCTAATTGAGAATCAGCCTACAGAGGATAAGCactgaattttgtattttaattctcTACGGCACTCGTTCAGTGTATTGAAGGTTCgcaaatatagaaatatttacaatttgcAAAAATAATCTGGATCCTTGTAATGCAAGTTGACATAAAATGCTGACGAAAAATTGTGACAAACTAAATCATAGATGACAAGAAGCAGATTCAAAATGACTTAGGACAACATTAGGACTCCAAGGTATTCTTTTGTAACATTTTGAGTGTTCCTTGCTTGTGTGTTATGAAGTCCATCCTCATCTGTTTCAAACaaaacttcaagaaaaaaatatttggcctCTTACCTTTATCCATGTTTTGTAGATGAAACGCTTCTATTCAATAGTTGTAACTAGTAATCTGCCGTAATAAATAGTACTTTTTTATTcactttacttattttcttcttcttctttagtgAATCGTAGGGTATAGTTAAACTTTCCCTTAAATCCGTTCGATTTCTTTCCTCGAAAGTTTCATAAAAGAATTAACTtgagcttgaaaaaaaatatttcttcaaaaaattcattaagtatTATTCTTTGGAGTAGAAAAAGCCCAAAacaagccaaattaaaaaacaatcagcccAGTTTCCCGCCCCGAGCCCGCAAAAAAACACCCACCCCAGTCCAGAGAAATAAGCCACCGGGGCTTGAAACAAACCAATCTGGCAACATTGAGCTGAGAAGCAGAGATGTAGAAATcaagcacaaaataaaaaaaaactgtacctGGAGGGTCCCCAATTGCACCCCTTGGGTTTGGGCTGCTAGAATTGCCCACTTTTTCCACTGGATTGGTAGGCAGGCTAAAACCATACTTCATACAATCCCAAATTTAATGGATAGATTAATGATGCCAGATATTCCACttatataaacaatataaattcCAGTGTAcatctttaattttgaattttccgtCTTTTTTTCCTGAATATGGTGGTATCACATGGTAATGTGATGTGAGGGTCTTCATGCTATAGAAGAAAAGAACAATGTCCCCAAAAGCAACTCAACTTTATATACAAACAGTTTTCAAACTGCAATATTCATCTAGACATGACACTGATTAGGTCGGAAGCTGCAGTTTCTTTCCCTTCAATACTTTTGTAATATACAAGTAGAAGAAGTCGCAATACAAAATAGTCTGAATAACTCCAGCTAAAATAGCAATCCAATCAACAAAGCCTTCAGAATAATACCGGTAGACCCAGTTCAAAATGTAAAGACCTCTGTATGAGCCAAGAGCAAAAAGGTAATGGGATGTGATTGATTCGGCTTCGCCAGTTTTGGAGACCATAAACAGTTGTGGAAATATAGCAACAGATTCTAGGAGAATGCTGAATGACCAAAGGACCTCCATCACAGTAAAGGCATGATTGACAGCTAATGACAGGATTAAAGAAGGGAAAATCAGAAACTCCACCCTGAATGTGTCATGACTAGAATCATATGTTACTCTGAATTTGAAGAATATCAAGTAGATGGTGCCATAAGAAGCAACAAGGAAAACAATCTTCATGCATGTATTATAAACGGATATGAAATTGGTGAACAGGTCAAGATATCTAGCTGTAAAGACCAGGGCAAACAACAGTTGCGATTTTAATGATATCCCAGCACATGAACGTGATTTCCATATTTTCAGTAAAAGGATTATAATTGCCACAAGGTGAGAAACATCTCCTAAAAGCCGGAATATATTCATTTTGAGTTATTAAAATGGCTTCCTTTCTCCTAATTAGTCACCTTATCTAAGCctgtttatttcttctttttcttccagcAAGAGCTTTCCAGGTGCCCCTTTTGAATTTCATCATGTTAAAGGAAATTGTTAAATCTAGTACATTttgcaattaacaaaaaaataatatatcaaataaaaacagtttcttTTGCCATAAACTGCATTTTCGTATGAAAAATATGAATGACATCATAATCGTAGGTTACAACCACAAATACTGTAAAAATGCACCTAAGGCAATGTCAAAATGCAACATTACAATCTGGCAAAATTAGTACGCTAAAATTTGAGGTTGCGTTCAGAGAACCAGCTGATTATTGAAATGTCAAGAAGACTCGATGTTGATAGTCCACGCGTTATTTATAGTGAAGAAAGTCTTGAATTTTCtgctgataaaataaataataatgatgTTATTTGGTAAGAGCCCGGAAAAAGCGGCTGAAATCAGGAATGAATATCTCACAATGCATCGTGATGGTTGCTAGTAGATAAAGATGAAAACCAAGTTCAAGCCTATAATGTTTTGTATTTATGGTAATTTccgttccttttaagtttcgtACAGGTTTTTTATAGCGATTTATGGTCCTTTGTTCCTTTGGTCGTTTGATCCTTGaattattatatgactttatttctgctcatctcaGGCTGGAtgtagctttttatttttctttgaaaaaacttcttttacagaaaaagttttcttttaaagtgTTTACGAGGCAGACCTCATATAGTTAAATATTGTTCCTAAAGTTTCTTAAGAGCCGTAtgtagttttaaaaaattaataagtcaCTATAATATGCCCAGCAGgcagttgaaattaataaacgATATCAGAGGAAACGCTATAatgttgcctatagtaaaggcctaagtcttcaatgttttattatttattatcacTATTACATTTTTTCTAGACGTGCTCCATGTGGAAGGGATGATCATATAAGCTTTGAAGATAGcccattcgattgaaaatcggaagttctagtgtcctttttaagaatcaaaagtgatcgaagggaaATTTCCCTCCCCCATGCCCTCAATTCCCTAAAtgcatccgattaaaattttgaattagccttttaattcaaaatagtccaaagaccaGGCAACACAAATTccagggtcgacacaacccccctcccccagagtcGGGAGAAAAGTGTTGTAAGTTTTACCCGAgggatatataaggtttttcggaAGGAATGGTCACATAAACTTAGGAGgaggctaatttgattggaagttgaaaattgtataacctttttttaagattccaaAGTGATAAGTCCAAACTtatgaattgaaaatagatACTTGTCTGCTATAGCGCCTATTAGAAGCTAAATAGAACCGGTTTTCATTGAGTGTGTGATCTGTATTGAatgaaatttataatataaatttataaaatacaaGTTTGGGCAGTATATTTACACATGAGGGGGCGGGGGTAAAGTATAACgtgtctgcatgcaaaatgtgttaggtacaattactCTGCATATTATATAGTAAGAATTCTTTTCCAGATTCACACTATCCAAATGCtttggttttaaaatttttttaaactttgaaatatTTGTATGCCATATTAAAGTGGGCTAGTGTTACCCCACTATCTATTCTGCTTTTAATTGTAACttatacattttttaaactCGATTAGCATGGTCTGAGACTGCATTTCTTTGCTTAAGACAACTCATAGCCTATATTATAAGGGATGACAGCCATAAacagcgacgaagaccacattgcctttccacaacaaacaccaaaaacaagacgAACAATAGGGAATCACACAaaacagtgggaaacaaattagaataaatatttcggccctatgtccaagggccatcctcagcaatacaaaaatatataagaagaaaaaacacaacaggataaaatcaataaaactaaaatgaaaaatttttcaaaacagtcccagcatccttacctcagcgaagttcaaccaggactgataaataaaatatgatgaaattaggcaattcattgaaatgaaagagaatgagttaaaaacacgttttaaatgacaaccttgcttttttggcagctgatctcataggtctatttgtgacaggttctttGTCAATATCTCTTGGTTTCTTATAGTGTTTCGTAAGGTcatctttaattaaatttgtgtatagagcatgtAGTGAATATTCTC from Artemia franciscana chromosome 5, ASM3288406v1, whole genome shotgun sequence harbors:
- the LOC136026758 gene encoding ER lumen protein-retaining receptor 1-like, with product MNIFRLLGDVSHLVAIIILLLKIWKSRSCAGISLKSQLLFALVFTARYLDLFTNFISVYNTCMKIVFLVASYGTIYLIFFKFRVTYDSSHDTFRVEFLIFPSLILSLAVNHAFTVMEVLWSFSILLESVAIFPQLFMVSKTGEAESITSHYLFALGSYRGLYILNWVYRYYSEGFVDWIAILAGVIQTILYCDFFYLYITKVLKGKKLQLPT